The DNA segment TCAACACCAACACGGCCAAAAACTCAATCCCAGGCAGAGAAACATGATGCATCTAAGACACAATCATTATTTTTGAGGATAATTCAATTGCAGTTTCTAAAACACAATCATTCTTTCTAAACTAAGACCTCAAATCAGCAGGTCTTAGTTTAATGTATATTAAACAAATAACAAACACTTCAACGGCCTACCTTGATTGTGGTGTATTAAAAAATTAAGTGCCGACAACTCTTCCAATCATGCAACAATTAACAACATAACAACCGAATTCATTACTTTTTTCCCATTATTTTATACACAATAATTAATCACCCTATAAGTAATGCTAACTTCTTGTTAATCAAGACCTTTCAACTATTATTATCCAACTAACAAGCTACTAAGTAGGGATATAGGTAGGTAGGTTGTTATAACCATCTcgttatttttttctaaaaaataatattgaataattcaaaatacatCTATCGAACCAATCCATTTCATCATTTACAATTAATTATACTGAATATCATTAAGATCTTATcaacaaaaaattaaacttcCATCCATCACTTTAATTCCAATCCCAATACTCAAAATCACCAACTTATTTGACAAAAAATAAACTTCATGCTACTCATGTCTTCGACATCATGGGTCGTACTCGGTTCGCCGTCGCTATCGGGAAGGTGTTGTTCTAGTTTTATAGACATTTCGCGAAACGGTCACGTTCTCGTCACAAAATGCTTttgtaataaaattataaataatcataCAATTTAACAAAAATTACAGAAAACGTTCTGCGACAGTTGCACAGCCATGAAATTGTCATTCCGTTCCACGATAACAACAAAATCaccgaaatttcaaaaaaaaagtcgTTATAGTCACACAACCATTTTAACTTGGAACTTTGTCGTAGTAGCAGAAGTTCTAGAACTTCCGTTCCGACCGTTCCGCGACCGCGAATCATGGTTTTACCCACtgtgttttatatatatatacatatcacCTTTTCAAGCTAATGTTCAGTGATTTTCCCACGAAATGATATCGAGTTAAACCATGCACAtccaattaaattaatataattatatttgaaattgaaatataattaACGAGCCACCTCGaaagacataatttttttaataaaatttatattttgacgGTCGGATTTCAAGACATTGGGACTTTGAGCTTAATTTTACCTTTCGTTTGGCGCGACTTGTCCCGGTCTGCGACAAAGCGATCAAGGGAGGAATAGCTCCTTCGCGGGATACCATTGTGCGACACGACGAGCAATCCTCACACAACCTCAACAATATCGACACCGCTATATCCTTTTGCCGCTGAGTACCCACCTCCACcatctccaccaccaccggaATTCCACCTTCCTCCACCAATGCCGCCCTCGCCTCCGAAACAGACACCAACAACATCAGCACGAACGCCGCTTTATCCACCATGTTTGAACCCAAATCCGCCATCATCTCCACCAGCGGCTTCATTATTCCGGCCTCCACAGCCATCACCTTGTTCTCCCTCGACGAGCAAAGCGAGTACAGTGCGGTGCATGCGTCCTTCTTACCGCGGAAACTCCCGCCCTCTAACAAGCTCACCAGCGGCGGAATCGCGCCGGATAGCCCGATAGTGATTATATTATCTTCGATTTGTGACAGTCTGAGTAGTGCACAAGCAGCGTTCTCTCTCGCAGTAGAGGTGCCAATTTTCAACGCGCGTACTAACGGGTTAATGGCGCCCGAGGAGGCTATCTCTTCCTTATTCTCGTCACACAGCGACAGATTCAATATCGCGGTGACACCGTACTCTTGCAGTTGAGCATCGTTCGACGAGATTATGGAAATGAGCGGTCTAATTGCTCCAGCTTCAGCTATTTTAATGCGGTTCTCGGGATTGTTTTTGGCTAGGAGACGAATTTCCATAGCGGCTTGCTTTCGATCGTCTACGTTGCTTGAATTCAGGGCGGTAACGAGATGTGAGATTATGTCGTCGGAGTTATCGGAAGCGCAGGCATGGAATAGGCGGCGAATTTTTCCGGAAGCGGCGGGGAATTCGCCGGATCTATCACTGTTGCAGTCGCTGAAGGTGGATGAATCGTCGTTAACGAGGGTGATATTGGCGAAATAGGTAAAGCTTGATTGAACGGAATCAGTATCCATCACCGGGTAACGGAGGAATTCGGTTGAGAAAAAAAAACGACGGGGAAGAATATAAACAAACAAGAGGAAAGGTAGGTAGAGGATGGGGATGCAGGGAAAGATGGACACGTGCGACAAATATCAGATTGCTCCTCTCTCTAAAAGCGTGCGgagaaacaaaatatttaaagtcAGTTGGTTTAGCCCATTGGGAAAGCTCAAGTCTTCCATTTTAGGCCTAGCATAACTATATCTGCGATGACATTTAACTTGGTTCTCGAAGCAGCCAtaataagaagaagaagaagacaaTTCTTTTTTTTAGTTGTTTGACTCAGCTTTTCGACAGCAAATTGCTTCTCAAAAACTTTGTTATACTTGCATAAAATAATAACTTATACCCTTTTTTTATGCCATGTACTTTTTATTCAATGTTAGATACACTTTCGAAATAAGTTAAAACTGATACATAAATCATTTACCGATTGCATTTGTAGTcaatcatttcaaattatattttgattcaataaaattttaattatacaatcgtgaaaattattataataaatttcaagtAAATTCAATCttgattaatattatttataatccACGCTTGACATCCACCCAGATCAAATTTATATATCCAAATGCAACATTATAGTAGTGCAAAATAAATGCCTCAATTCTAACTTGAAAGAGAAAGGACCGAAAGAGCAATTTATAAAGATGGCAAGTTTCAAATGTATATCCCTGAACGTCAAAAATAAACCGAATCGTCTCCGCAAATACAAGCATTCATTGTTCCTACTACACTAATACCAGGACTTCGAATAAAACAGTGACATTAGATAGTCTTGTGTATGTAAAGATTCCAAAACCCAGGAAATTTGAAACACAAAACATTGCTTTCCCTGGTGCATCGAAACCAGCACTATTATAAAAGAACATGAGTACCATCAACAACTTTAACATAATCAGACCAGCCAGTTATCTTAACTGCAAAACCGTAAAGAAGAAACTCCTTCATGAAGACTAAATGACGCTCTCGACATATGCAGCAAAACATGATCTTTCTCCAGAAATATGGCAGTCACCTCCAAGATGTGTTTATCACGATGCTGGTCTTCTGTTCGTGAAACTATTTCAAGCTACCTCCTGCAAAACAGGAGCAAGAGAGAACTTTCGACTAAAACCTTAAACAATCCCCAACCCAGTCACTAAGCCGTTGGAACTAATAAAAGTCACAAGAATTCTTGAAGGAAGAAAGAGTGAATAACTCGAGAGAAACAAACTTGTAACAGTGTGGGTTCAACTTTTCCTTTTAATGCAAGACAAAGTGAATAAGCGAATAAACCAACTATGTATATATGTACAAGAATCTGGTAGGCTACAAAATGtagggaaaaataaaaatataacttgACAACTCCTTGGTAAGTTACAAAAGACCTATACGACCATTCCCAAGAAGGCTAGCTCCTCGGCTTTTTCTTTGGACCACCTTCTTCAGCCAATTCCTGCATGAGGAcacgatttaaaaaaaatgctgaATGATTGCTTTAATCAGATTTATCCACAAGAGTCAACTTATCAAGGCCGAtatagaatataatatttttcatttgcgCAAGCATGCCACCAAACCAAAGAATCGGCGAgatgatatatttataaaacTTTTGGGGCAATAAAAGACTAAGAACTATTTTTGGGGGCAGGATTATAAATTCTTCCCTGATTATGGTGGCATGCTTACAACCACGAAAGAAGAAAAATGCAGGTTTAATGACATCAAAGGAAAGAACATAAGTtcaaatcacaaataaaattaGTAAAATGTTTTATTACCGCAGACTACACCTAAGGGGTAACATAATCATGATTTCGAAAAGGTTTAGAAACAATTTTTCCTCAATCATAGGCATCATTGATGACCATgacaataatatgatattaatcaGAAGTCGATATGTTTGAGAAGTTAGTGACATTGAGTAGAGAGGAAATTTTGTAAAAGTGAAGTAAGCAAGGCCATAAAACTTATTACAACAGTCATACCCCTTCAACTCTTGTAAAATCGTCAGGTGGAATCCCATGAGAGTCAGACTTGCATTTAGCATGCACTATGGGACCTAACTGCGACCTGTCCATTCCTACTGTTGACCCAGCTGGAGCATACATGTATACAGCCCCCTTATACATCCATTCTTCCATCTCATCACtgtaaaaatcatcaaaacgcTCTCCACATAATGCACAAGCATTCTGGTCCTCGTCAGCAGGAACAGCCATTTCTTCGTTCTCCTCCTTTTCCACGGTGTTCTCAGCAGGCAAAAAACCTGGAACTGCTTCTGTCCCCAATGCTTCCGCACCATGGAGCCACATACTTACACTTACAAACCACTTTGGAGAAGGCTTTGTTTTACGGGTTTTTAATGTCCTATTCTTGCTAACATGCCAATCCATATGCTTGCTGTGCTCTTCTTGGCTCTTGAATCGAAGACCACAAGTGGTACATTGCCTGGGAAGAACACCATATAAAGCAGTTATTGCAGATTCATGCCGCATCTTGAGACTGTCTGGATCAAAATCCACTCCAACAGAATCCTATTTGTTGTATGCAAAGGATGTGAGAGGTTTTGCTCGATTAGCTAATGAGATATAATAGGATATAAATGAGGACTCAATCACATACCCGGTTTGTCAATGATATCAAACCTTGAGCCACTAAAGAACTAAATAAAGTCGAAAGCGGGCCCACGGCTCCAGAGTTAGGAGTCCCTTGACCAAAATTTAGACTAGGTATTGCAGGAGTTGTGCCAGGACGAGGACCCCCAGGCCCTGATGGCAAGGCCGCCCCAGGAATGTGAAATGGCATATGTGCGGCACTCAACGACAAAGGTGGATGCCCACCAGGAACTAGATTAGAAGAGGCCAACCCAATAGGAGGACCATGCCCTTGTAAGTATCCATAGTTTGGAGGTGGAACTTTTGCCTGTGATGGGGCTGAAGCTGTAGAAGGTAGGAGCAAATTTGGTCTAAACTCCTGAGACAATAAAAAATTAGGTTGTAGAAACGAAACTGGTGCATGTCCTTGGAGATTTAAAGGAACTAATCCAGGACTCTGACTGGGAATTTGAGGCATGTTCAAATGTGACATGCTCGTCATACCACTCAAATGTGTCCCAGAATGAACCTTTTTATTTGAACCGTGATCAACAATGATATTGCCAGATTGGTTCAAACCAAATCGACCCATATTTTGCAATTGTGGGGGAAGAGAAGAAACTGGGGTTAGAATGTGTGAACTCGAGAACTTTGCAGGATATCGTGAATTAATTAAAGCTGCAGCGGCATCAGGTCGAATATCAGGAGCTGGAGAGTCATGAGCAGAACTAAGCTTGGATACAACACTCGAGGACACACCAGAAATCCCATTCGATATTGGGAAATCACCTAATATCGGAAGCCTTTTATCAGTAGAAGTAAAATGGCTTCTATTTTCAAAAAACGAACCACCTCCGTTAGCATGTACACGACTCTGAGAATGCTGTGGTGGTAAATTAGGAGGGGAAATAAGACCGATCAAATCAGTAGGGGGGCCAGCAACATTCGGCAGGAGTCCAGCAATCTTGTTGATAGCTCCATGACCAAGCTAcaaaaaagaagagaagaaaACATCATGAGTTAATGTTTCGAAAATCACCAAGAGTTGCCATGAAAGAGTAACAGTTGGTGTGCCCGAATAAGCGTGGAGTTAAAGCCTGGTATCGAAAAGTAAATAGCTATgagaaaaaaatcaacaaaaacatGATAACTAATTACAAAAAGgtcataaacttaaaaatcatatcatAACAAAAAGGGTAAATATTCAAAGTTGCTAGGTAGTTATAAACCACACACAGATACAAGAAAGATCAAACATCCTCAGAAAATAAATCAGGCTACTAGCAATAGAAAAACATCTATTCTTAGTTTCCTATGAAATCACCCACCAATGGAACAATGGTGTTTGACGGGGTCATATCTTCCCaatcaaattcttcttcttctgtgTTTTGCCATGTCCTAACAGCCCCCTTTGAGTCAATAACATTGGCGTCCAACTGCTCTACTGTTTGATGTTTGGAGGTcaaatttttctctctctcATCAATTCCATAGGCACTAATCAAAGCTCTAGGACCTCGAAGATCAACATCATTGTTATAGTTATATGCAGCAGAAGTTTTAAGATGGTGATTGGATTTTCCTTGCCAATTTCTCGTTTGCAATTCACTGCTTTCCTCCTCTCTGCCTATCACTCGACTGAGGCCATGATTAATCCCCAACTTAGATGGTGAGGCCCCAACAGCAACTCTCCTGGGAGAACTATCAACGGTAAACTCATCAAGTGAAGGCACTAATGACCCAGTATTCCCAGCTCTATATGCAGAGGACCGCATGATCTTGGCAGCTGATGGCAAAGACTTTTTTATTGCATCAAAACTGGAAGTTGCGTTGTTTGCACCACCAGTTGAGCTTCCACCTTCAACTCCAACCTGCAAATTGAATAACTCAAAATTGTAAAAACATGATCATCATACTCCATGAATGTTCTTGATATTATTGCAGATTATGTTCCCTTCATCTGTCATCAGTTAGATGAACTTTCCCAGTGTGCTCATAAACATAAGTTTTACACTCCAAAAGCTTTGACAATAAATGCATTAAGAATCATTAGTACAATCACAAATTATggcaaaacaaataaaaaatatcagaatATCTCAAAGAAAACTAACAAAAAATGTGTAGTGAAAATGATCTGAAGAAGTGAGATAGATGAAGTGCTTACTATATAAAGCAAAAGGCACAAAAACCCACAGTAAACTATTAAAACTCGTGCTCAAAAAATTTAGCCTCCAAATGAGCAGTATAACATTTTTGCTATGTTTAAGAATTAAAACTATTTTTGTGTCTAAAATTGGCTACTTGGAATAAAAGTATCTCTATTAATTCTTGGAAACATTGACCACATCAACGGGGAGTTGTAAAAAACATAAAGCGATAATACTTGATGTCCACTTGTCAAATAGTATTTCAAATGAAAAGGACAGCCCAGCATACGGAGTGAGGTTCCTCAAATGATGTACACAACTTTCACTTGCAGAAAGACTAAGCATGAATTCCGATAAATACATTTCGGAAAGACCTACCAGcaacataaaaataaactaaaatagTTTTTGGGCCTCAAAATAGTCACTCGTCTACTACAGTGAATGAAGCACGTGCTTCCACTATTAAAAAAATGCAACAAAGAGAGTAGATCATTGCAATCAATCCAATTTACTCTTTCCTGGGATAATAATACTGGTGAATCAAGGATCAATCCATTTgaatcataaaaatgaaatgcatTAACAATGCAACAAGTGAATCATCGTAAGCAAGAGAAAAGACAACAAagtaagagagaaaagaaaattcaattaAAGCTTACGGAGCCTACAGTTGAATGACCAAACTGACACCGTGCTTCCAAATATTTCGGATTCACGTGTATTCCATGCGTAGGTCGAGGAGATTCGGAAGCTCTCAAAGAATTCAATCTAGGAGATTGACCACTTACAGAAGGGGAAAACTGTAACTGTTCCTCAATCTTGCGAAGTACTGACACTGGGAAAACAGCTGACCATGTACCAAAAAGGTGGCGCATTGCAGGGTGCATATTGGGGTGGACTTGAGCATAGGCCTCACAGAAAACCTTTTCGAAATCAAACGCAAATAGGAAATCACAGGCATATTAAACAACATTAGCTCAACATGTCATGCAAAAAAGTGATGCATTTAATTCAATATTCAATTCTTTAGTACTCACCTCAGGCAAGTGGACAgagaaatatttaatatattcttTGCCTATGTTCTTCACAATACTGTCCAAAAGGTACAAGGAAGGCAGCTTTTGATCGACAGGAACCTGGAAGAGATAAATATCAGAGAATCGGAAATCTTTAAGCCACATAGTGTATGAACCTTCAATAAGTACGCTGAGATGAGAAAGAAATTTATAAAAGCGAGTCATCGTAAAAACAAATAATACAAGTGCATGATAACAGGACACAGGCACAGATGGAAATTGACAGTCCTAACTATAATAGAAACTAAATCTTGATCGTGGGCATGGGCATTGACTCATTGACTCAGGGATATCCAAGGAGTGGCAGGGGTAGAACACTGAAGCACTGCTTTTTGTCAGTGTTTTGTAAATAAGGCAGAGTACACAGTAATTCATGGACAACAGGGAACAGGCAAATCATAGTAAATCCAACGGCAGCATAAATTGTGTGAACCTAAACCATCacattgtcaaaaatattcaaaatagaaGAGAAATGAACAAAATTCAACATTAGATGTTTCACCGTGAACAAGTGCCATCAGAGTTCTAGTTTTTATACTACTTGAGCTCCGCTCATAGCATACATATTCAAATTCActatttaaatcaaataaaattttatttcttactCAGAATGAGATTAAAACCGTAATTTCAACTCAAAATTTGCA comes from the Primulina huaijiensis isolate GDHJ02 chromosome 8, ASM1229523v2, whole genome shotgun sequence genome and includes:
- the LOC140982458 gene encoding uncharacterized protein; protein product: MDTDSVQSSFTYFANITLVNDDSSTFSDCNSDRSGEFPAASGKIRRLFHACASDNSDDIISHLVTALNSSNVDDRKQAAMEIRLLAKNNPENRIKIAEAGAIRPLISIISSNDAQLQEYGVTAILNLSLCDENKEEIASSGAINPLVRALKIGTSTARENAACALLRLSQIEDNIITIGLSGAIPPLVSLLEGGSFRGKKDACTALYSLCSSRENKVMAVEAGIMKPLVEMMADLGSNMVDKAAFVLMLLVSVSEARAALVEEGGIPVVVEMVEVGTQRQKDIAVSILLRLCEDCSSCRTMVSREGAIPPLIALSQTGTSRAKRKAESLIELLRQPRSANADDKHIC
- the LOC140982608 gene encoding polyadenylation and cleavage factor homolog 4-like isoform X2; protein product: MDNLSRFQNPVPISNGSFNKLPPNRNEAVGMKPLPQIILDRFRAMVREREEELGFFGGPGEEAVSPLSMDEIVRFYEIVLSELTFNSKPTITDLTIIAGEQRAHAKGIAEAICSRIIEVPVDQKLPSLYLLDSIVKNIGKEYIKYFSVHLPEVFCEAYAQVHPNMHPAMRHLFGTWSAVFPVSVLRKIEEQLQFSPSVSGQSPRLNSLRASESPRPTHGIHVNPKYLEARCQFGHSTVGVEGGSSTGGANNATSSFDAIKKSLPSAAKIMRSSAYRAGNTGSLVPSLDEFTVDSSPRRVAVGASPSKLGINHGLSRVIGREEESSELQTRNWQGKSNHHLKTSAAYNYNNDVDLRGPRALISAYGIDEREKNLTSKHQTVEQLDANVIDSKGAVRTWQNTEEEEFDWEDMTPSNTIVPLLGHGAINKIAGLLPNVAGPPTDLIGLISPPNLPPQHSQSRVHANGGGSFFENRSHFTSTDKRLPILGDFPISNGISGVSSSVVSKLSSAHDSPAPDIRPDAAAALINSRYPAKFSSSHILTPVSSLPPQLQNMGRFGLNQSGNIIVDHGSNKKVHSGTHLSGMTSMSHLNMPQIPSQSPGLVPLNLQGHAPVSFLQPNFLLSQEFRPNLLLPSTASAPSQAKVPPPNYGYLQGHGPPIGLASSNLVPGGHPPLSLSAAHMPFHIPGAALPSGPGGPRPGTTPAIPSLNFGQGTPNSGAVGPLSTLFSSLVAQGLISLTNRDSVGVDFDPDSLKMRHESAITALYGVLPRQCTTCGLRFKSQEEHSKHMDWHVSKNRTLKTRKTKPSPKWFVSVSMWLHGAEALGTEAVPGFLPAENTVEKEENEEMAVPADEDQNACALCGERFDDFYSDEMEEWMYKGAVYMYAPAGSTVGMDRSQLGPIVHAKCKSDSHGIPPDDFTRVEGELAEEGGPKKKPRS
- the LOC140982608 gene encoding polyadenylation and cleavage factor homolog 4-like isoform X1 — encoded protein: MDNLSRFQNPVPISNGSFNKLPPNRNEAVGMKPLPQIILDRFRAMVREREEELGFFGGPGEEAVSPLSMDEIVRFYEIVLSELTFNSKPTITDLTIIAGEQRAHAKGIAEAICSRIIEVPVDQKLPSLYLLDSIVKNIGKEYIKYFSVHLPEVFCEAYAQVHPNMHPAMRHLFGTWSAVFPVSVLRKIEEQLQFSPSVSGQSPRLNSLRASESPRPTHGIHVNPKYLEARCQFGHSTVGSVGVEGGSSTGGANNATSSFDAIKKSLPSAAKIMRSSAYRAGNTGSLVPSLDEFTVDSSPRRVAVGASPSKLGINHGLSRVIGREEESSELQTRNWQGKSNHHLKTSAAYNYNNDVDLRGPRALISAYGIDEREKNLTSKHQTVEQLDANVIDSKGAVRTWQNTEEEEFDWEDMTPSNTIVPLLGHGAINKIAGLLPNVAGPPTDLIGLISPPNLPPQHSQSRVHANGGGSFFENRSHFTSTDKRLPILGDFPISNGISGVSSSVVSKLSSAHDSPAPDIRPDAAAALINSRYPAKFSSSHILTPVSSLPPQLQNMGRFGLNQSGNIIVDHGSNKKVHSGTHLSGMTSMSHLNMPQIPSQSPGLVPLNLQGHAPVSFLQPNFLLSQEFRPNLLLPSTASAPSQAKVPPPNYGYLQGHGPPIGLASSNLVPGGHPPLSLSAAHMPFHIPGAALPSGPGGPRPGTTPAIPSLNFGQGTPNSGAVGPLSTLFSSLVAQGLISLTNRDSVGVDFDPDSLKMRHESAITALYGVLPRQCTTCGLRFKSQEEHSKHMDWHVSKNRTLKTRKTKPSPKWFVSVSMWLHGAEALGTEAVPGFLPAENTVEKEENEEMAVPADEDQNACALCGERFDDFYSDEMEEWMYKGAVYMYAPAGSTVGMDRSQLGPIVHAKCKSDSHGIPPDDFTRVEGELAEEGGPKKKPRS